The Salvia miltiorrhiza cultivar Shanhuang (shh) chromosome 1, IMPLAD_Smil_shh, whole genome shotgun sequence genome has a window encoding:
- the LOC131000964 gene encoding 11 kDa late embryogenesis abundant protein-like produces the protein MQSMKEHAANVAASAKSGMEKTMATAQEKVEKITANNETEKEMATDKKKDRKHNAEARKQEAREHNAAAKQASAH, from the exons ATGCAGTCAATGAAAGAACATGCTGCAAATGTGGCCGCATCGGCAAAATCAGGCATGGAAAAAACCATGGCCACCGCTCAAGAAAag GTGGAAAAGATAACCGCCAACAACGAGACAGAAAAGGAGATGGCAACAGATAAAAAGAAAGACAGGAAGCACAATGCAGAAGCTCGCAAGCAAGAGGCGCGAGAGCACAACGCCGCCGCAAAACAGGCCTCCGCTCATTAG